In Nicotiana tabacum cultivar K326 chromosome 10, ASM71507v2, whole genome shotgun sequence, the DNA window GAATGCAATTTTTTCATGTACTTTACAAATATACTTATAAAGATATTTCACGACTTTGATATCAGAGCAAACTTCAACATTTATGTGATAATTGTATTTGCCAAGTAAATATGGATTGTATGAAACAACCCAGGAGTTATCTAAATCTTTCCCTCTCACATGCACGACTTCCCCTGTGTTTCGTCTTCTATATATAGGATACGAATCATTTCCTTTTGATGTTTGATCAGCAAACTTTTGTGGGTGTTTGAATTTGCATCAACCTTTTTTCATACAATAATTTGTCGGTTTAAACTACCACAAGGGCCGTGCATCATATGCTTAAGAACAAGTTTGCGTAAATTTGGTTCTCTATTACTATCTGGTAATTCTGCTCTAATTATATCATCATATGCCTCAGTTATCAACAGTTTGTGCTCATTActtaaaataataagaaaatgaGCATGGGGTAAGCCTCATTTTTTTTCACAGTATACATAAAAGCAACaacttttccaaaaatatttcGTTTTAATATATCTGTCTTTAGCTCTTCTATTTTGGCTCGAAACACGCGACTAATCAAATCAGATCTATTTTGTGCCTCATCACTTGATGATAAATGTTCTTCTATTTCTATCCAAGATGAATTACATGTCATAGTTATAAACAGATCAAGTTTACCAAAATGTTGTACCAACACAATAGCATCCATGTAACGCTGACGTATATCTCTAGGGCCACCTATAAAGGAATTTGGTAGAAATGTTTGTTTTCCAACATTGGAAGCATCCCTTTCACCAAGTCGTAATACATCAAGAAGTCCTTGCAGTACACTCATTCTAAACAAATCTTGATTGAACACAACAAAATCCAATCTTTGTGTCTCCAATTTTATATACTCATCAACTGAATATTGCTGAAATAATCTCCCTGTATGTAGAatttcatcttcatcatcatttctcatttggAGCTTATAATAGTAGTATTCACGAACTGAAACAACATTTCTTTTGCATTTTCCTTGTTCAAGATTTTGAGTTTCCATATCAAGATATCCATCAACAGAGCTAAAAATGTTTATATTTGGCAACTGTTCAGAATCAAATAAGGTGCGATTTCTAGGAATATTTTCTGGGTGGCGAAACTTTTTAATACTACAATGCCATCCACCTTGGCCAAATGGAAATAACAACGGGTACTGTAAAGGATCATAACATCCAAAATaatagtttattttatgtgtgttATCGCTATGAGTATAAATTTGAACATGCGGTGTATGAGTAGCATCACTATCATTTTCATCAACCTGTATTGCTGCAATGTCAGTTGTAGTCGGTAGATTATATACTCGTTGATCCAATCCAGCATCACAATTCAGTGCAATATGAAAGTTTTGCAAATTT includes these proteins:
- the LOC107799576 gene encoding uncharacterized protein LOC107799576 isoform X2; the encoded protein is MATTKKNALLLQRRLKKREATTNRLLGSIKSINLAESMCAIQDNVIVGGSCSISKRVSTDHEVFTPLNVLDKGKNVIHSISTFEKGSTSSTSGKSSGPNTETILVDGRLFQQYSVDEYIKLETQRLDFVVFNQDLFRMSVLQGLLDVLRLGERDASNVGKQTFLPNSFIGGPRDIRQRYMDAIVLVQHFGKLDLFITMTCNSSWIEIEEHLSSSDEAQNRSDLISRVFRAKIEELKTDILKRNIFGKVVAFMYTVKKNEAYPMLIFLLF
- the LOC107799576 gene encoding uncharacterized protein LOC107799576 isoform X1, whose amino-acid sequence is MPPRLRNLYTGTCAKSKHFQTYIRTYNNLFAFTSLGATYDKDLAKRNRDIYTFRVQGQMYHFIDDLYPRERRPRNLQLYFYDNDNEVGSRMACSDKINELIVKELMDILKDNPYSIFLRSLTAIPNLQNFHIALNCDAGLDQRVYNLPTTTDIAAIQVDENDSDATHTPHVQIYTHSDNTHKINYYFGCYDPLQYPLLFPFGQGGWHCSIKKFRHPENIPRNRTLFDSEQLPNINIFSSVDGYLDMETQNLEQGKCKRNVVSVREYYYYKLQMRNDDEDEILHTGRLFQQYSVDEYIKLETQRLDFVVFNQDLFRMSVLQGLLDVLRLGERDASNVGKQTFLPNSFIGGPRDIRQRYMDAIVLVQHFGKLDLFITMTCNSSWIEIEEHLSSSDEAQNRSDLISRVFRAKIEELKTDILKRNIFGKVVAFMYTVKKNEAYPMLIFLLF